The genomic segment CATGCTCGAAAATGCAGTGGGCCGGCGTGACGGTTCCGGGGGTAACAAAGAAACGGCTGTGGACGCCCTCGGCGTCGAGGGTGACGATTTCGCCGGGTTCAATTTCACGGATGTAATCGGCTTCGATGGCGTCAAAAGCGCAGGTTTCACTGGCTACACAGTAGGCGCCGTTTTTGGTTTTTCCCAGACACAGCGGACGGATTCCGTAGGGGTCGCGGGCGGCTTCGATGCGGTCCGGAAAGAGGAACAGAAGCGAAAAAGACCCCTGCAGATGGTTGAGGACATGTCCGAGAGGGTCCGGTTTGGTGATATGAGACGGTTTGGCCAGCAGATGGACGATAATTTCGGTATCGTTAGAGGATTTGAAAATATGCCCATAGGCCTCATATTCATCCCGAAGCAGAGAAGCATTAATCAGATTGCCGTTGTGGGCGACAGCCACCTGTCCGCGTGAGTATTCACTCAGGAAGGGCTGGGCATTCATCGGCGTGGTGGAGCCGCTGGTTGAATAGCGGACATGGCCGATCGCCATTGGGTTGTTCAGCCGTTCGAGGATGCCCCGTCCGGAACGGAAAACCCGGCTGACATGCCCCATTCCTGTATAACAATGGATACTCTCACCGTTGCTGGAGGCAATGCCCGCGGATTCCTGGCCTCGATGCTGAAGACTGTGTAATCCGAAATACGTTTTCTGAACGGCTTCGGGATCTCCGAAAATACCGAATATCCCGCATTCTTCTTTTATTTGAGTCATAGAACCTCAGATTGGCAGATTGGAGTCAGACATCTGCCTACTACCTTACCGAAGAAAGCGTCCGCCGTCAACGGCAAATTCAGGAATCGGGTCACGGGGAAATCGTAAAATCTATTGAAAATCGAGACAGAATCTGCTAAAATAACTGTTTCTTTCACTAAAATTAAAAAAAGGATATGCAATATGGAGTTTCGAGTCCCCCTTTCGCGTCCGGATGTCAATGAATCGGATATACAGGCCGTTGTTGAGGTTCTGCGA from the Anaerohalosphaeraceae bacterium genome contains:
- the purF gene encoding amidophosphoribosyltransferase; the encoded protein is MTQIKEECGIFGIFGDPEAVQKTYFGLHSLQHRGQESAGIASSNGESIHCYTGMGHVSRVFRSGRGILERLNNPMAIGHVRYSTSGSTTPMNAQPFLSEYSRGQVAVAHNGNLINASLLRDEYEAYGHIFKSSNDTEIIVHLLAKPSHITKPDPLGHVLNHLQGSFSLLFLFPDRIEAARDPYGIRPLCLGKTKNGAYCVASETCAFDAIEADYIREIEPGEIVTLDAEGVHSRFFVTPGTVTPAHCIFEHVYFAKQSSIVFGENVHEVRKRCGRRLAQEHPVSADVVIPVPDSGTSAAIGYSLESGIPFDMGFVRSHYVGRTFISPSQALRDLEVKLKLTVVKEAVRGKRVIVIDDSVVRGTTTKGKIRSLRQAGAKEIHLRVACPPVRFPCFYGVDFPTREELLANQVPLSDISRALEADSVEYLSLEGLLSSVSLPADHYCTACWSGQYRIPVTTPVNKFSLERHQMQLFDEMEL